From a single Arachnia propionica genomic region:
- a CDS encoding ATP-binding cassette domain-containing protein, with amino-acid sequence MEGEAAFELKDVQVGLGTRAVLQQVNLSAPIGSVTGLIGRNGAGKSTLLRLLAGREARYTGKAQVFGRKLPEAASGTVYLTAEHWPFGGDQRLRDLAHHVSRVHPNFDMERVKELLAWFDVPESRHPMALSRGQRTAAFLSLALAARAPLTLLDEPYNGLDVPARQRFTRVLREELRMFPRTLLLSTHLVDEAEPLFQYVALMEGGRVTAADTVRGMITSFTRVSGPIVEVDALPRLGRLDREGAWASAVVKKGSEGDLLGKPVSLRELADLLIGPRRDAQVDVEKGK; translated from the coding sequence GTGGAAGGTGAAGCAGCCTTCGAATTGAAGGATGTGCAGGTTGGATTGGGGACACGGGCGGTGTTACAACAGGTGAACCTGTCAGCGCCCATCGGTTCGGTGACAGGCCTGATCGGGCGGAACGGAGCGGGCAAGTCCACATTGTTGCGGTTGCTCGCCGGCCGTGAGGCCCGGTACACCGGTAAGGCACAGGTCTTCGGTAGGAAGCTCCCCGAGGCGGCATCTGGAACGGTGTACCTGACCGCGGAACACTGGCCCTTCGGGGGGGATCAGCGCCTGCGTGACCTCGCACACCATGTCTCCCGGGTGCATCCGAATTTCGACATGGAACGCGTCAAAGAGCTGCTGGCCTGGTTCGATGTTCCCGAGAGTCGTCATCCCATGGCCCTCAGCCGGGGACAGCGTACAGCTGCTTTCCTCAGTCTGGCGTTGGCGGCTCGCGCCCCACTGACCCTGCTGGATGAGCCCTACAACGGCCTCGACGTACCAGCACGGCAGCGGTTCACGAGGGTTCTGCGGGAGGAGTTACGTATGTTTCCCCGTACCTTGCTGCTTTCCACGCATCTTGTCGACGAGGCCGAACCACTATTTCAGTACGTGGCCCTCATGGAGGGCGGGCGAGTGACAGCAGCCGACACGGTGAGGGGAATGATCACCTCGTTCACCCGGGTGAGCGGGCCGATCGTGGAGGTGGACGCACTTCCCAGGCTTGGACGGCTGGATCGGGAGGGAGCGTGGGCCAGCGCTGTGGTGAAGAAAGGGTCAGAGGGTGACCTGTTGGGGAAACCGGTGAGTCTTCGGGAACTGGCCGACCTCTTGATAGGCCCCAGACGTGACGCTCAGGTAGACGTTGAGAAAGGGAAGTGA
- the metG gene encoding methionine--tRNA ligase — protein MCSDVLAAVAWPYANGPRHIGHVSGFGVPSDVFARYMRMAGHNVLMVSGSDEHGTAIQVKADSEGLTARECADKYHRVIASDLQGLGLSYDLYTRTTTPNHYRVVQEVFTALYDNGYIIAQTQMGAISPSTGRTLPDRFIEGTCPICDYPEARGDQCDNCGNQLDPADLINPVSRINGETPRFVETEHFFLDLPKVAEQLTTWLDSREEWRPNVLKFSHNLLEKIRPRAITRDLDWGVPVPLEGWVDAPMKRIYVWFDAVIGYLSASIEWARRSGDPDGWRRFWNEETAQSFYFMGKDNIVFHSVIWPGILLGANGQGAVGGEIRPVLGELKLPTEVVSSEFMTMRGSKVSSSRGASIFVGDFLKEFGPDALRYFIAVAGPENQDTDFTWEEFVRRVNFELANEWGNLVNRSISMAHKNNGAIPDAGELNDVDRELLDAAAAAFATVGEHIAARRFKAGITEAMRIVSLANKYLSDQEPWKLKDDPARRDTVLHVALQVVSDCNTLLTPYLPHSAQAIFEALGNRGVWAAQPELREVTDGDVTYPILTGDYAAQQAVWERRPIIAGTPLAKPSPLFRKLDEKLATEGPSWAPIRKE, from the coding sequence ATGTGTTCTGACGTTCTAGCGGCGGTTGCCTGGCCCTACGCCAACGGCCCCCGTCACATCGGTCATGTCTCCGGTTTCGGCGTCCCCTCGGACGTTTTCGCGCGCTACATGCGCATGGCAGGACACAACGTGCTGATGGTCTCCGGATCGGACGAACACGGCACCGCAATCCAGGTGAAGGCCGACTCCGAAGGTTTGACGGCCCGCGAATGCGCAGACAAATACCACCGGGTGATCGCATCCGATCTGCAGGGGCTGGGCTTGTCCTACGACCTGTACACCCGCACCACCACTCCCAACCACTACCGGGTGGTGCAGGAAGTGTTCACGGCGCTGTACGACAACGGTTACATCATCGCCCAGACCCAGATGGGAGCCATTTCTCCGTCCACGGGGCGCACTCTGCCCGACCGGTTCATCGAGGGCACCTGCCCCATCTGCGACTACCCCGAGGCCCGCGGCGACCAGTGCGACAACTGCGGGAACCAGCTCGACCCGGCGGATCTGATCAACCCGGTTTCCCGCATCAATGGCGAAACCCCGCGGTTCGTGGAGACCGAGCATTTCTTCCTCGATCTACCGAAGGTCGCGGAGCAGCTGACGACATGGCTCGACTCCCGTGAGGAGTGGCGGCCCAACGTCTTGAAGTTCAGTCACAACCTGCTGGAGAAGATCCGTCCCAGGGCCATCACCCGCGACCTCGACTGGGGGGTTCCCGTTCCCCTCGAAGGATGGGTGGATGCGCCCATGAAGCGCATCTACGTGTGGTTTGACGCGGTCATCGGCTACCTGTCGGCCTCGATCGAATGGGCCAGGCGCAGCGGCGACCCGGATGGTTGGCGACGGTTCTGGAACGAGGAAACCGCCCAGAGTTTCTACTTCATGGGCAAGGACAACATTGTCTTCCACTCCGTCATCTGGCCAGGCATTCTGCTGGGAGCCAACGGGCAGGGAGCCGTCGGCGGTGAGATCAGACCCGTCTTGGGGGAGCTGAAACTTCCCACGGAGGTTGTGTCTTCGGAGTTCATGACTATGCGTGGCTCGAAAGTCTCAAGCTCCCGGGGCGCCTCCATCTTCGTCGGCGACTTCCTGAAGGAGTTCGGGCCCGATGCGCTCAGGTATTTCATCGCGGTGGCAGGTCCCGAGAACCAGGATACGGACTTCACATGGGAGGAGTTCGTGCGCCGGGTGAACTTCGAGTTGGCCAACGAATGGGGCAACCTGGTCAACCGCTCCATCTCCATGGCTCACAAGAACAACGGCGCAATCCCGGATGCCGGGGAATTGAACGATGTGGACCGTGAATTGCTCGATGCTGCCGCCGCTGCCTTCGCGACGGTGGGGGAGCACATCGCGGCCCGTCGCTTCAAGGCCGGCATCACCGAGGCGATGCGGATCGTCTCCCTGGCGAACAAGTACCTGTCCGATCAGGAACCCTGGAAGCTGAAGGACGACCCGGCCCGCCGCGACACCGTGCTGCACGTTGCGCTGCAGGTGGTATCCGACTGCAACACCCTGCTGACTCCGTACCTGCCGCACTCCGCCCAAGCCATCTTCGAGGCCCTCGGCAACAGAGGGGTGTGGGCGGCCCAGCCGGAACTCAGGGAGGTCACCGATGGCGACGTCACCTATCCGATCCTGACCGGCGACTATGCGGCCCAGCAGGCGGTGTGGGAACGCCGCCCCATCATCGCTGGCACCCCGCTGGCGAAACCCAGCCCGTTGTTCCGCAAACTCGACGAGAAGCTGGCGACGGAGGGTCCGAGCTGGGCTCCGATCCGGAAGGAGTGA
- a CDS encoding DUF2207 domain-containing protein: MRRLSTGLFVAIIVMLGGLANSPQARADDAAPVNWWRTTVKLTSDGMAQVEHEFEMDFSRVEGHGPVIALPTRQRTKNEDEWLNYGISNIRTSSPSSARSDTKVIEQKEYGTISIQVGSNGVTYSTPQTYRIGFYITGAISPTNTESGLDEFNWNPISPGTKSEIADFQATITGPADVSQASCWHTKEMKTPCDSELNGSSASYTVGRIPAGNPVQVAAGFPAGTFPGVTQNITKNPKPLTGAYSLSLTSGIAIAVLGMGAVAGLILIWHRRTRDEVFLGLAPGLTPTTGATAAVGKRRGRTNVTVAFQPPSGTRPGEIGTLMDTTADSVNISATIIDLAVRGYLTLAPLPNGDHLLARRPSQDTKALATYEWQLLCSIFSAGDEVTLTQLRDERYGQLQRRFRDELYDQTVSLGWFHGNSREARKKAHSMGCTLAMCGFLGSLPLGVMIALLLQEKGWGLVPLPIALFGIGLILLSRRFTTRTAQGSAVLEQAKGFELYLRTAEKDQLKFEEGTDIFSRYLPYAMIFGVTEHWTKLFAQLGAEGRYQPDTSWYHGADIDNSASLFTTTFSSFSGDFSLSLSQATSQATAAAVEAQAASSGSSGDSGFSGGGGFSGGSASVSSW, encoded by the coding sequence ATGCGCAGATTGTCCACAGGGCTGTTCGTCGCCATCATCGTGATGCTCGGCGGGTTGGCAAACAGCCCGCAAGCACGCGCGGACGACGCGGCTCCCGTCAATTGGTGGCGAACCACCGTCAAGCTCACCAGTGACGGGATGGCTCAGGTTGAGCACGAGTTCGAGATGGATTTCTCCAGGGTCGAAGGTCACGGACCCGTCATTGCACTACCTACGCGGCAACGAACCAAGAACGAGGATGAGTGGCTGAATTACGGAATCTCCAACATCCGCACGAGCTCACCCAGCAGCGCCCGGTCCGACACGAAAGTCATCGAGCAGAAAGAATACGGTACCATTTCTATCCAAGTGGGAAGCAATGGCGTCACGTATTCCACCCCGCAGACCTATAGAATCGGTTTTTACATAACCGGAGCGATCTCTCCCACCAATACCGAGAGTGGACTGGATGAATTCAACTGGAATCCGATCTCCCCCGGCACCAAATCAGAGATTGCAGACTTTCAAGCAACAATTACCGGCCCTGCAGATGTCTCGCAGGCTTCCTGCTGGCACACCAAGGAAATGAAAACCCCCTGCGATTCCGAGCTCAACGGTTCCAGCGCCTCCTACACCGTGGGCAGAATCCCAGCCGGAAACCCGGTCCAGGTGGCTGCTGGTTTCCCTGCCGGCACCTTCCCCGGGGTCACCCAGAACATCACGAAAAACCCAAAACCCCTCACCGGCGCGTATTCCTTGTCCCTCACTTCCGGGATCGCCATCGCTGTATTAGGCATGGGGGCAGTGGCAGGTTTGATCCTGATATGGCACCGGAGGACCCGTGACGAGGTGTTTCTCGGCCTTGCCCCCGGGCTGACGCCAACCACCGGGGCAACTGCCGCAGTGGGTAAGCGCCGGGGCAGGACGAACGTGACCGTCGCCTTCCAGCCACCCTCGGGCACCCGTCCCGGGGAGATCGGCACCCTGATGGACACCACCGCCGACTCCGTGAACATCTCCGCAACCATCATCGACCTGGCTGTCCGCGGATACCTCACCCTGGCCCCACTCCCCAACGGTGATCACCTATTGGCCCGTCGCCCCAGTCAGGACACAAAAGCGCTGGCCACCTACGAGTGGCAGCTTCTGTGCAGCATCTTCAGCGCAGGCGACGAGGTCACTCTCACACAATTACGTGACGAAAGGTACGGACAGCTACAGCGAAGATTCCGTGATGAACTCTACGACCAGACGGTCTCACTCGGCTGGTTTCACGGCAACTCGAGAGAAGCACGTAAAAAAGCGCACAGCATGGGGTGCACTCTCGCGATGTGCGGATTCCTGGGAAGCCTTCCGCTGGGAGTGATGATCGCTCTACTTCTCCAAGAAAAAGGCTGGGGGCTGGTTCCTCTGCCCATTGCACTGTTCGGCATCGGCTTGATCCTCCTGTCCCGCAGGTTTACAACTCGCACGGCACAAGGATCAGCAGTCCTCGAACAGGCAAAGGGTTTCGAACTGTACCTACGCACCGCAGAAAAAGATCAACTCAAATTCGAGGAGGGCACCGATATCTTCAGTCGCTACCTCCCCTATGCCATGATCTTCGGCGTCACCGAACACTGGACCAAACTATTCGCCCAACTCGGAGCAGAAGGCCGCTACCAACCCGACACCTCCTGGTACCACGGCGCAGACATCGATAACTCAGCGAGCCTGTTCACCACCACGTTTTCCAGCTTCTCCGGTGACTTCTCACTATCGCTGTCGCAGGCCACCTCCCAGGCCACAGCGGCCGCTGTGGAAGCTCAAGCGGCCTCGAGCGGATCCTCCGGAGATTCCGGCTTCTCCGGAGGCGGAGGATTCTCCGGCGGCAGTGCCAGCGTGAGCTCATGGTGA